The proteins below are encoded in one region of Apium graveolens cultivar Ventura chromosome 4, ASM990537v1, whole genome shotgun sequence:
- the LOC141717711 gene encoding NAP1-related protein 2-like isoform X2 encodes MGAEAAKKAKVVDQEFAEEQIDAQLLQNVEKLHDIQEEIDKINEEVVEKILEINQKYSEVRKPIYDKREDIINSIPDFWLTAFMSHPHLCELLNEEDQKIFKYLSSLEVEEFKDVQSGYSISFNFNSNPFFEDSKLTKSFTFLDEGVTKVIATNIKWKDGKGLPNGVANDKKGNKRPHEENESFFSWFSETHQEDDIDEVDDEIADAIKDDLWPNPLIYFNNETDEVDFEGDANDQEEDGSDNGNDEDDV; translated from the exons ATGGGTGCAGAAGCTGCCAAGAAAGCCAAGGTGGTGGATCAAGAATTTGCAGAGGAGCAAATTGATGCACAACTCCTTCAGAATGTTGAGAAATTGCACGATATTCAAGAGGAGATCGATAAA ATCAATGAAGAAGTTGTTGAGAAGATCCTGGAAATAAACCAGAAGTATAGTGAAGTTCGCAAGCCTATCTATGATAAGAGAGAAGATATCATAAACAGCATTCCTGATTTCTGGTTAACCGCT TTTATGAGTCATCCTCATCTTTGTGAACTGTTGAATGAAGAAGACCAAAAG ATCTTCAAGTATCTGAGTTCCCTTGAGGTGGAAGAATTCAAAGATGTGCAATCAGGCTACTCTATTTCATTT AACTTCAATTCCAATCCATTTTTTGAAGACTCAAAGCTCACAAAGTCTTTTACATTCCTCGATGAAGGAGTAACAAAAGTAATTGCTACAAATATCAAGTGGAAAGATGGCAAG GGGCTTCCCAATGGAGTTGCTAATGACAAAAAAGGGAACAAAAGACCTCATGAAGAAAATGAAAG TTTTTTTAGCTGGTTCAGTGAAACACATCAGGAAGATGATATTGATGAGGTTGATGATGAG ATTGCTGATGCTATCAAGGATGATTTATGGCCCAATCCGCTAATTTACTTTAATAAT GAGACTGATGAGGTGGACTTTGAGGGGGATGCAAATGATCAAGAG GAAGATG
- the LOC141717711 gene encoding NAP1-related protein 2-like isoform X1, with amino-acid sequence MGAEAAKKAKVVDQEFAEEQIDAQLLQNVEKLHDIQEEIDKINEEVVEKILEINQKYSEVRKPIYDKREDIINSIPDFWLTAFMSHPHLCELLNEEDQKIFKYLSSLEVEEFKDVQSGYSISFNFNSNPFFEDSKLTKSFTFLDEGVTKVIATNIKWKDGKGLPNGVANDKKGNKRPHEENESFFSWFSETHQEDDIDEVDDEIADAIKDDLWPNPLIYFNNETDEVDFEGDANDQEQEDGSDNGNDEDDV; translated from the exons ATGGGTGCAGAAGCTGCCAAGAAAGCCAAGGTGGTGGATCAAGAATTTGCAGAGGAGCAAATTGATGCACAACTCCTTCAGAATGTTGAGAAATTGCACGATATTCAAGAGGAGATCGATAAA ATCAATGAAGAAGTTGTTGAGAAGATCCTGGAAATAAACCAGAAGTATAGTGAAGTTCGCAAGCCTATCTATGATAAGAGAGAAGATATCATAAACAGCATTCCTGATTTCTGGTTAACCGCT TTTATGAGTCATCCTCATCTTTGTGAACTGTTGAATGAAGAAGACCAAAAG ATCTTCAAGTATCTGAGTTCCCTTGAGGTGGAAGAATTCAAAGATGTGCAATCAGGCTACTCTATTTCATTT AACTTCAATTCCAATCCATTTTTTGAAGACTCAAAGCTCACAAAGTCTTTTACATTCCTCGATGAAGGAGTAACAAAAGTAATTGCTACAAATATCAAGTGGAAAGATGGCAAG GGGCTTCCCAATGGAGTTGCTAATGACAAAAAAGGGAACAAAAGACCTCATGAAGAAAATGAAAG TTTTTTTAGCTGGTTCAGTGAAACACATCAGGAAGATGATATTGATGAGGTTGATGATGAG ATTGCTGATGCTATCAAGGATGATTTATGGCCCAATCCGCTAATTTACTTTAATAAT GAGACTGATGAGGTGGACTTTGAGGGGGATGCAAATGATCAAGAG CAGGAAGATG